A part of Vulpes vulpes isolate BD-2025 chromosome 15, VulVul3, whole genome shotgun sequence genomic DNA contains:
- the NKX2-3 gene encoding homeobox protein Nkx-2.3, with translation MMLPSPVTSTPFSVKDILNLEQQQQHFHGAHLQADLEHHFHSAPCMLAAAEGTQFSDGGEEDEEEEGEKLSYLNSLATADGHGGSGLCPQSYVHTVLRDSCSGPKEHEEEPEVVRDRSQKSCQLKKPLEAAADCKAAEESERPKPRSRRKPRVLFSQAQVFELERRFKQQRYLSAPEREHLASSLKLTSTQVKIWFQNRRYKCKRQRQDKSLELGAHAPPPPPRRVAVPVLVRDGKPCVTPGAQAYGAPYSVGAGAYSYNGFPAYGYGNSAAAAAAAAAAAAAAYSGSYGCAYPAGGGGGGGGGASAAAAAMQPACSAAGGGPFVNVSNLGGFGGGGGAQPLHQGPAAGAACAQGTLQGIRAW, from the exons ATGATGTTACCAAGCCCGGTCACCTCCACCCCTTTCTCAGTCAAAGACATTTTGAatctggagcagcagcagcagcacttcCACGGCGCGCACTTGCAGGCGGACTTGGAGCACCACTTTCACTCGGCGCCGTGCATGCTGGCCGCCGCCGAGGGCACGCAATTTTCTGACGGAGgagaggaggacgaggaggaagagggagagaaactgtCCTATTTGAACTCACTAGCCACAGCCGACGGCCACGGGGGTTCGGGGCTCTGTCCCCAGAGCTATGTCCACACAGTCCTGCGAGACTCGTGTAGCGGGCCTAAGGAACATGAAGAGGAGCCCGAGGTCGTGAGGGACCGGAGCCAAA AAAGCTGCCAGCTGAAGAAGCCCCTGGAGGCGGCCGCAGACTGCAAGGCGGCGGAGGAGAGTGAGAGGCCTAAGCCGCGAAGCCGCCGGAAGCCCCGGGTCCTCTTCTCGCAAGCCCAAGTCTTCGAGCTGGAGCGCAGGTTCAAGCAGCAGCGGTACCTGTCGGCGCCCGAGCGCGAGCACCTCGCCAGCAGCCTGAAGCTCACGTCCACGCAGGTCAAGATCTGGTTCCAGAATCGCAGGTACAAGTGCAAGAGGCAGCGGCAGGACAAGTCCCTGGAGCTGGGCGCAcacgcgcccccgccgccgccgcgccgcgtGGCGGTGCCGGTGCTGGTGCGGGACGGCAAGCCGTGCGTCACGCCGGGCGCGCAAGCCTACGGGGCGCCCTACAGCGTGGGTGCGGGCGCCTACTCCTACAACGGCTTCCCCGCCTACGGCTACGGGaactcggccgccgccgccgccgccgcggccgccgccgccgccgcggcctaCAGCGGCAGCTACGGCTGTGCGTACCcggcaggcggcggcggcggcgggggcggcggggcctcaGCGGCGGCCGCGGCCATGCAGCCCGCCTGCAGCGCGGCCGGAGGCGGCCCCTTTGTGAACGTGAGCAACCTGGGCGGcttcggcggcggcggcggcgcacaGCCGCTGCACCAGGGCCCCGCGGCCGGGGCTGCGTGCGCGCAGGGCACCTTGCAGGGCATCCGGGCCTGGTAG